In Phaseolus vulgaris cultivar G19833 chromosome 10, P. vulgaris v2.0, whole genome shotgun sequence, a single genomic region encodes these proteins:
- the LOC137818830 gene encoding phospholipase A(1) DAD1, chloroplastic-like, which yields MKLGVRVGSIQPHAPPSISQSNTSPSFKSNISSQFNKSLRPWNQLKLHSAKCNFPNLRNKWKQYQGINHWEGLLDPLDDNLRWEILRYGHFVDATYTSFDFDPSSLTYAKSLYSKKSLLKKCGLGKYGYRISKYLYVTCGIHMPKCINKIFKKLFTRSSLIGYVAICVNEKEITRLGRRDIVVSLRGTITCLEWLENLRVFLTHLPGVVKGEDDVGPMVQKGFLSLYTSKITPHGSLQEMIRKEIGRLIQRYTNEPLSLTLTGHSLGAALAILSAYDITTTFNNAPMVTVISFGGPRVGNGSFRNQLEQKGIKILRIVNSDDVVTKVPGLFVNFDEVVSDEDVGVGIWSKWFYKYIQNMKLVYVDIGQELRLSSREFPCLNKTDVAMCHDLKTYLHLVKNFVSSSCACKHTKIHSIQS from the coding sequence ATGAAGCTTGGTGTGAGAGTAGGTTCAATCCAACCACATGCACCACCCTCTATTTCCCAATCCAATACTTCTCCATCTTTCAAATCCAACATAAGCTCACAATTCAACAAGTCTTTGCGACCATGGAACCAACTCAAGCTTCACTCAGCCAAATGCAACTTCCCCAACCTCCGAAACAAATGGAAGCAATACCAAGGAATCAACCATTGGGAAGGCTTGTTGGATCCTCTTGATGACAACCTACGATGGGAAATCCTAAGATATGGCCACTTTGTAGATGCTACCTATACCTCTTTTGACTTCGACCCTTCTTCTCTAACCTATGCCAAATCTCTTTACTCCAAAAAATCACTTCTCAAAAAATGTGGTTTGGGAAAGTATGGTTATCGAATAAGCAAATATCTATATGTGACGTGTGGAATTCACATGCCAAAATGCATAAACAAAATTTTTAAGAAGTTGTTTACTCGATCAAGTTTGATTGGTTATGTGGCAATATGTGTAAATGAGAAAGAAATTACACGACTTGGTCGAAGAGACATTGTGGTTTCTCTCAGAGGAACAATTACATGTTTGGAGTGGTTGGAAAATTTACGTGTGTTCTTAACACACTTGCCGGGTGTTGTGAAGGGAGAAGATGATGTTGGTCCAATGGTGCAGAAGGGTTTTTTGAGCCTTTACACGTCCAAAATCACCCCACATGGAAGTTTGCAAGAGATGATAAGAAAAGAGATTGGAAGACTGATTCAAAGGTACACCAATGAGCCTCTTAGTTTAACCCTAACGGGTCACAGTCTTGGAGCAGCACTAGCCATTTTGAGTGCATATGATATAACTACTACTTTCAACAATGCACCAATGGTTACTGTTATATCATTTGGTGGACCTCGTGTGGGAAATGGGAGTTTTAGGAACCAGTTGGAACAAAAAGGGATTAAGATACTGAGAATAGTGAACTCTGATGATGTTGTCACAAAAGTTCCAGGGCTTTTTGTGAATTTTGATGAAGTGGTAAGTGATGAAGATGTTGGTGTGGGGATTTGGTCAAAATGGTTTTACAAGTACATACAAAATATGAAATTGGTGTATGTTGACATTGGACAAGAGTTGAGGTTAAGTAGCAGAGAGTTTCCATGTCTCAATAAGACAGATGTTGCTATGTGTCATGACCTCAAAACATATCTTCATTTGGTCAAAAATTTTGTAAGCTCCTCTTGTGCttgcaaacacacaaaaattcaCTCTATTCAGTCATAA